The Sphingobacterium bambusae genome includes a window with the following:
- a CDS encoding lipid-A-disaccharide synthase N-terminal domain-containing protein, with amino-acid sequence MEVNKWIIMAIGAIAQLLFSSRLIVQWISSEKSKKVLTPVLFWELSLLASFLLFCYGYLRDDFAIMLGQTLTYYIYIRNMSLQGEWKKIHRLMRLFIILFPVLLIVYGYNNNIYDLEKLFASAHIPRPLLLLGISSQTLFTCRFIYQWLYSESKKESLLPLGFWAISLAGSLLILLYAILREDVVLFCGHLLGSVVYSRNIILLRKNREQEG; translated from the coding sequence ATGGAAGTAAATAAGTGGATCATTATGGCTATCGGCGCTATCGCGCAACTTTTATTTTCCAGCAGACTGATCGTTCAATGGATTAGCTCAGAAAAAAGCAAGAAGGTACTTACGCCGGTTCTATTTTGGGAACTGAGTTTACTGGCCTCATTCCTTCTTTTCTGCTACGGCTATCTGCGCGACGACTTTGCGATCATGCTCGGTCAAACCTTGACGTACTACATCTATATCCGTAACATGAGCCTACAGGGCGAATGGAAAAAGATACATCGCCTGATGCGTCTATTCATCATTCTTTTCCCTGTGCTTTTGATCGTTTATGGATATAACAATAATATCTATGATTTGGAAAAACTGTTCGCTTCAGCGCACATCCCGCGTCCGTTATTATTGCTCGGAATTAGCTCACAAACCTTGTTTACTTGTAGATTTATCTACCAATGGTTATATTCTGAATCGAAGAAAGAATCACTGTTGCCGCTCGGTTTTTGGGCAATCAGCCTTGCGGGCTCATTACTGATCTTACTCTATGCCATCTTACGTGAAGATGTGGTGTTGTTCTGCGGACATCTTTTAGGATCGGTGGTCTACAGCCGCAACATTATCTTGCTACGCAAGAACCGAGAGCAAGAGGGCTAA
- a CDS encoding glycosyltransferase family 2 protein, giving the protein MQSEFTIIIPVYNEAESLNRLFQKMQDYIFAAHKKSVVLFVNDGSTDESLKLIREQCTSNPSFKYISFDRNYGLSAAIKAGFDHVYTEWTGYIDADLQTDPMDFNLLFEHAENQDLVTGVRRLRKDSFSKKISSKLANKIRRFFTHDGMDDTGCPLKIIRTDYAKRIPMFSGLHRFLPAMILLQKGKIKQVTVKHFPRMAGQSKFTLWNRLLGPLQDCFAYLWMKRKYINYRIAEDGSK; this is encoded by the coding sequence ATGCAATCTGAATTCACGATTATTATCCCAGTGTACAATGAAGCCGAAAGTCTAAACCGTCTTTTTCAGAAGATGCAGGATTATATCTTTGCCGCGCATAAAAAGAGCGTGGTACTTTTCGTGAATGACGGATCCACAGACGAAAGCCTAAAACTCATTCGGGAACAGTGTACATCCAATCCATCATTTAAATACATATCCTTCGACAGGAACTATGGACTAAGTGCAGCGATCAAAGCCGGATTCGACCATGTGTACACCGAATGGACAGGCTATATCGATGCCGATCTACAGACGGATCCAATGGATTTTAACCTGCTATTTGAACATGCCGAAAATCAAGACCTCGTCACAGGCGTAAGGCGGCTTCGGAAAGACTCTTTCTCGAAAAAGATATCCTCGAAACTAGCCAACAAGATCCGAAGATTTTTCACGCACGATGGCATGGATGACACGGGCTGCCCGCTAAAGATCATCCGCACGGATTACGCCAAGCGCATACCCATGTTTTCCGGCTTGCACCGTTTTTTGCCGGCCATGATTTTACTTCAAAAAGGAAAAATAAAGCAGGTTACCGTCAAGCACTTTCCCCGAATGGCCGGCCAATCAAAATTTACCCTTTGGAATAGACTGCTGGGTCCATTACAGGATTGCTTTGCATATCTCTGGATGAAACGAAAATATATCAACTACAGGATTGCCGAAGATGGAAGTAAATAA
- a CDS encoding ArnT family glycosyltransferase, whose protein sequence is MKPIHFVLFFISLLPQFLLRDFTPDNELRYLSIADENLGLGRFFAFMHHGEFYSDKPPLYLWLVMLCKLLFGKHSLVALSFLSVLPSLLIIKIMDVWTKSELSAVARATAGLALFTAVFFIGSSIVLRMDMLMCLFITYALYIFYRMYTEDIDLKTGQLLFVLGVFLAVFTKGPMGIIVPLVSSICFLLAKRKLRDIGRYWHWRGLLLLLLLCACWFLGVWLEGGKDYLYGLLVHQTVNRAVDSFHHKAPFYYYGISIWYALAPWSLFILSVIIGRIRSKKRPSDLAVFFGLSSLCTLLFLSVVSSKIVIYLLPAFPFIIYYSFLLQSNLKDNLFTLITLALPALVFMLALPAFFIAKDSMPNLDLSSPLLVAATLTLTASGCYGLYLIIRRQQYLQIIRVLGFGLLGTVFFAGISISKFNSLIGYGNIASAGKSLASAHPRSTYYSWQMRRPENMDVYLSAPVMEISEENLLEGKYTSGVLFIDQEKLAHQPALTDYLSRFKKVVVGKHAAILLP, encoded by the coding sequence ATGAAACCCATACATTTTGTCCTTTTTTTCATCAGCTTACTTCCTCAATTTTTACTGCGTGATTTTACGCCCGATAATGAACTCCGTTACCTGAGTATTGCCGATGAAAACCTGGGTCTGGGACGCTTCTTCGCTTTTATGCACCATGGCGAATTCTATTCCGACAAGCCACCACTTTACCTTTGGTTAGTTATGCTGTGCAAGCTGCTTTTCGGCAAGCATAGTCTTGTAGCTTTATCTTTTCTCTCGGTATTGCCAAGTTTACTCATTATTAAAATAATGGATGTCTGGACAAAAAGTGAGCTTTCGGCAGTAGCGCGAGCGACAGCTGGATTAGCCTTATTCACTGCAGTATTTTTTATTGGCAGTAGCATCGTGCTCCGTATGGATATGTTAATGTGTCTATTCATTACCTATGCTTTGTATATCTTTTACCGGATGTATACGGAAGATATAGACTTAAAAACAGGGCAACTTCTTTTTGTTCTCGGTGTTTTTCTAGCCGTATTTACCAAAGGACCAATGGGCATTATTGTACCTTTGGTCAGTAGTATTTGCTTCTTGTTAGCAAAGAGAAAGCTCCGTGATATTGGCCGATATTGGCATTGGCGCGGCTTACTTTTGTTGTTATTGCTTTGTGCATGTTGGTTTTTGGGTGTATGGCTCGAGGGCGGAAAAGATTACCTGTATGGGCTTTTGGTGCATCAAACCGTAAATCGAGCAGTGGATTCCTTCCATCATAAAGCACCTTTTTACTACTATGGCATCAGTATTTGGTATGCACTTGCTCCTTGGTCGCTGTTCATACTATCGGTCATTATTGGACGCATCAGATCCAAAAAACGTCCCAGCGATCTTGCCGTATTCTTTGGCTTAAGTAGCCTATGCACGTTGCTGTTCCTATCCGTGGTAAGCTCCAAAATTGTGATCTACTTGTTACCGGCATTCCCATTTATCATCTATTACAGCTTTTTGCTTCAAAGCAACTTAAAAGACAACTTGTTTACCCTAATCACATTAGCCTTGCCCGCTTTGGTTTTCATGTTAGCATTACCTGCTTTTTTCATCGCAAAGGATAGCATGCCTAATCTAGACCTGAGTTCGCCGCTGCTAGTCGCTGCAACCTTGACCCTTACCGCCTCCGGTTGTTATGGCCTATATCTTATTATCCGGCGGCAGCAGTATCTACAGATTATACGTGTACTTGGCTTCGGCCTTTTGGGAACCGTCTTTTTTGCAGGAATAAGCATCTCCAAATTTAACAGCCTAATCGGCTATGGGAACATCGCTTCAGCAGGAAAATCCCTAGCCTCGGCTCATCCAAGATCTACGTATTACAGTTGGCAAATGCGACGACCTGAAAATATGGATGTATACCTTTCTGCTCCAGTAATGGAAATTAGCGAAGAGAACCTGCTCGAAGGAAAATACACTTCAGGTGTGCTATTTATTGATCAAGAAAAGCTGGCACATCAGCCTGCACTCACGGACTATTTGAGCCGCTTTAAAAAGGTAGTGGTAGGCAAGCATGCCGCCATATTACTTCCATAA
- a CDS encoding glycoside hydrolase family 97 protein, whose translation MNRIKRTLCGILVLWSSSAVLAQEIATVSSPNEKLQVALSLEQGKLYYTVQLDGKAMLEKSPLGIRGSNNDLSSGLRFLEKQTKEIDENYSEPKIKVSQVHYQANELSCNLENNNKQRLTVIFRISNNDVAFRYHIPQVGEPANMLIEEELSGFKFPSISTTFLTPQATPMIGWMKTKPSYEEEYIADDVLGKPSKYGVGYTFPALFHIGDRGWVLVSETGVNSLYCGSKLGEGTKDGLYKIAFPEAGENNGIGRPNPTIALPGYTPWRTITVGESLKPIVETTIPFDLVTPQYTASKEYSFGRATWSWLEWQDGSINFEDQKKFIDLSAAMGYEFTLVDNWWDSKIGHKKIEELVDYGKDKGVGICLWYNSNGFWNDAPQGPKNRMNTAVARKKEMEWMQRIGVKGIKVDFFGGDKQETLKLYEDILSDANDYGLVVIFHGCTLPRGWERMYPNFVGSEAVLASENLIFTQHANDTEAYNASLHPFIRNAVASMDFGPVLLNKRHNRENNGGTIRKTTETFQAATAVVFQTPVQNFGITPNNLSDASPAAIDFLKKVPTTWDETRLLDGYPGKYVVLARRHADTWYIAAINAEVGDKQLDIALPMLKEGSMLLVHDNKVRNAEQKGLSLPKNKRIKLTVPAGGAAIIVGK comes from the coding sequence ATGAACAGGATTAAACGGACGCTCTGTGGTATTTTGGTTTTATGGTCATCTTCCGCTGTGTTAGCACAGGAGATAGCCACCGTCAGTAGCCCAAATGAAAAACTTCAGGTTGCGTTATCGTTGGAGCAAGGGAAACTCTATTATACGGTACAACTCGATGGTAAAGCAATGTTGGAGAAGTCGCCGCTTGGAATCCGTGGAAGCAATAACGATCTTTCGTCAGGACTACGTTTCTTAGAAAAGCAGACCAAGGAGATTGATGAAAACTACAGCGAGCCAAAGATTAAGGTCAGTCAGGTACATTATCAGGCCAATGAACTATCCTGCAACTTAGAAAATAACAATAAGCAACGGTTGACCGTGATTTTTCGGATCAGCAATAACGATGTTGCTTTTCGGTACCATATACCCCAAGTGGGCGAGCCGGCCAATATGCTGATTGAAGAAGAGCTAAGCGGATTTAAATTTCCATCTATCAGCACCACTTTCTTGACACCACAGGCAACGCCTATGATCGGTTGGATGAAAACTAAGCCAAGCTACGAAGAGGAGTATATCGCAGATGATGTACTAGGTAAGCCGTCCAAATATGGAGTCGGTTATACCTTTCCAGCCTTGTTTCACATAGGCGATAGAGGTTGGGTCTTAGTTTCAGAAACCGGTGTAAATTCGCTTTACTGCGGTTCAAAATTGGGCGAAGGCACGAAAGATGGTCTTTATAAAATAGCTTTTCCAGAAGCGGGTGAAAACAATGGGATCGGACGTCCGAATCCTACCATAGCGCTACCCGGCTACACGCCTTGGCGTACCATTACCGTTGGCGAAAGCTTAAAGCCGATTGTCGAAACGACCATTCCGTTTGATTTGGTTACACCACAATATACGGCGTCCAAAGAATACTCCTTTGGCCGTGCAACATGGAGCTGGTTGGAATGGCAAGACGGCAGTATCAACTTTGAAGATCAGAAGAAATTTATTGATCTTTCTGCTGCTATGGGCTATGAATTTACCTTGGTAGACAATTGGTGGGATTCAAAGATAGGGCACAAGAAAATCGAAGAATTGGTGGACTATGGCAAAGACAAGGGTGTGGGTATATGCTTGTGGTACAACTCCAACGGTTTTTGGAATGACGCCCCGCAAGGACCTAAAAATAGGATGAATACAGCGGTAGCGCGCAAGAAGGAAATGGAATGGATGCAGCGCATCGGTGTGAAAGGTATCAAGGTCGATTTCTTCGGAGGCGATAAGCAAGAGACGCTAAAGCTTTATGAGGATATCCTTTCTGATGCCAACGATTACGGCTTGGTTGTTATTTTCCACGGCTGTACATTACCACGCGGATGGGAACGCATGTACCCGAATTTTGTGGGGAGCGAAGCCGTATTAGCTTCCGAAAACCTTATTTTCACACAGCATGCCAATGATACCGAAGCCTACAATGCCAGCCTGCATCCTTTTATTAGAAATGCCGTGGCCTCGATGGATTTCGGACCTGTGCTGTTGAACAAAAGACATAACCGCGAAAATAACGGTGGTACCATACGCAAGACAACGGAAACCTTCCAAGCGGCAACAGCCGTCGTTTTCCAAACACCTGTGCAGAACTTCGGAATCACGCCAAACAACCTCTCCGATGCGTCCCCAGCAGCGATCGACTTTTTGAAGAAGGTGCCGACTACCTGGGATGAAACACGCTTGTTGGATGGATATCCGGGCAAGTATGTAGTGCTGGCCAGAAGACATGCTGATACTTGGTACATCGCAGCAATTAATGCTGAGGTTGGGGATAAGCAGCTAGATATCGCTTTGCCCATGCTAAAAGAGGGATCAATGCTACTAGTTCATGATAATAAAGTACGTAATGCAGAACAGAAGGGTTTATCTTTGCCAAAGAATAAACGTATCAAGCTGACCGTACCTGCTGGAGGAGCTGCCATTATTGTTGGTAAATAG
- a CDS encoding two-component regulator propeller domain-containing protein, with amino-acid sequence MRGWLLFLNHLTAVNMLPSEGYCISIWRKVAGIFLLCFLCNVALLGQPSKATFFSLQDGLSNQQVLDIAHDEDGFVWIATELGLNRFASKSFVSFFKADEADGTSVNSNEINTLLYDSGKLYIGTRADGLNVLDLQSNRFTYYQHDPKDESSIATNDITDILKGSDGYLWLATYHQGLQRFDSAGKSFLRYNQKALPKLPENGIWSLAEDQQGMLYMGHVNKGVSIFDRKTKALRQLTLQHGLPDGEVKALFCDSHNNIWMGTRRGLAVYHPRTGTIEQISLASKSKNKQEPFIYSIKEVGDAIYVGAESSQLFILYPRYHLDNKVQAFVPVDAFQLGRGRNSSVQDIAPDRFGNIWMGLYGGGIGFISHMNSFFSVFPSRSQGAVAGLSTVSGIVEGRSGNMWLTTEGDGLVGLDEAGVLPSTNLLRKELPDDFLLAAFKDSRGAIWAGLQQGGVAIFDEKSASWRRVDLGERATEVRAMMEDRQGHIWLAAQQGLFIYDPLSRKVEKLLVNRPMLGDYAPRAIVEDKDGKIWVGTYGQGLYVFNAERKVLHKFSTDNGLKSNTINHLFRDRDNNIWVATNEGIGFHSANSELDELICLVPEGGNAWANINALAEDRNGNIWCSSKSGLLRYLPTEKKFLTYDAAFGIPLGGFINNSVGMDRNGRLYFGMHEGVCYFDPAAIPIKLKTPPIRMSRFMVFQSGESQSPSLKYIATTEKIALKHNENSFRLELAVMDYAMDDLVEFSYKLQGLDADWIFLGNEKNLDFRNIPFGDYELRIRTRLKNGVWSSDYQRVFIAIAAPFYLSKWAVATYVLLGALLAFVLIFFYSRKIKAEAELRVKEAQLEQEEHLYTERLNFYTNITHELRTPLTLILGPLDDLLQEDRLESKQRGLLQMVQKSANRLFTLVNQLLEFRKVESQHKALILGEGYLAEMLREIACRYAELNAKKNVHISAEMPAEDINTAFDAEIVQLIIDNLMSNAYKYTDKGHIKLRLEYQEEALSNWALITVEDSGIGIAADELDKIFDKFYQIQRPAMQGTGVGLALVKELAAIHYGRVSVLSTLGQGSIFSVRLLANRVQANPPVGIERREGSGDELSSDNQRPLVLLVEDDTDLRNYLSSSLRLHYEVLTAENGLLGLELAVKHIPDLILSDVMMPDMDGFQLLEKLKAERETSHIPVVFLTAKDTELDRQKGYDLGADSYLNKPVSGQLLQRRIENLLLKRKAVYTEILQQLSASNTPVEQTTEKVELWRENAFVQDFVRIVEQHIQDEVLDAATLSDKMNMSQSTLYRKLKGITGKNINQLVRKVRIQKAAELLRSGNHNITEVSFMVGINSAIYFRQCFKEEFGQLPSEFVKMQGNRP; translated from the coding sequence ATGAGGGGATGGCTTCTTTTTTTGAATCACTTGACGGCTGTCAACATGCTGCCTAGCGAAGGTTACTGCATCTCGATATGGAGAAAGGTAGCTGGTATATTTTTACTTTGCTTTTTATGCAACGTTGCTTTGTTGGGTCAGCCCAGCAAAGCAACGTTTTTTTCTTTACAGGATGGTCTGTCCAATCAGCAGGTGCTGGACATTGCTCATGACGAGGATGGCTTTGTGTGGATTGCAACCGAATTGGGACTCAATCGCTTCGCTAGTAAATCCTTTGTTAGCTTTTTTAAAGCGGATGAGGCCGATGGTACATCGGTCAATAGCAATGAAATCAATACTTTGCTGTATGATAGCGGCAAGCTTTACATCGGTACGCGGGCTGATGGTCTCAATGTATTGGATCTACAGAGCAACCGTTTTACCTATTACCAACATGATCCGAAAGACGAAAGCTCTATTGCGACCAACGACATTACAGATATCCTAAAAGGGAGTGATGGCTACCTGTGGCTAGCTACCTATCACCAAGGGTTGCAGCGCTTTGATTCCGCGGGGAAGTCCTTCCTGCGTTACAATCAAAAAGCACTGCCCAAACTGCCAGAGAATGGTATATGGTCCTTAGCGGAAGATCAGCAAGGCATGCTATACATGGGGCACGTCAATAAAGGGGTTTCTATTTTCGATCGGAAGACGAAAGCGCTAAGGCAACTCACGCTGCAACATGGACTGCCTGATGGGGAGGTCAAGGCATTGTTTTGCGATAGCCACAATAATATTTGGATGGGGACGCGAAGAGGGCTTGCGGTATATCATCCTCGAACGGGAACAATCGAACAAATTTCCTTAGCAAGCAAATCGAAGAATAAACAGGAGCCTTTTATTTACAGTATTAAGGAAGTCGGAGACGCGATCTATGTAGGGGCGGAATCATCACAACTATTCATCCTGTATCCACGGTATCATCTCGACAACAAGGTGCAGGCTTTTGTGCCGGTAGATGCTTTCCAACTGGGGCGTGGGCGCAATTCTTCTGTGCAGGATATCGCGCCGGATCGTTTCGGAAATATCTGGATGGGGCTCTATGGCGGTGGTATTGGATTTATCAGCCACATGAACAGTTTTTTTTCTGTTTTTCCCTCCCGAAGTCAAGGTGCGGTAGCTGGGCTGTCTACAGTAAGTGGCATCGTGGAAGGGCGGTCTGGTAATATGTGGCTGACAACAGAAGGCGACGGGCTCGTAGGTCTTGATGAAGCCGGTGTCTTGCCCAGCACAAATTTGCTTCGAAAAGAGCTGCCCGACGATTTTTTGTTGGCTGCGTTCAAAGATAGCCGTGGCGCGATATGGGCTGGATTACAGCAGGGCGGTGTGGCTATTTTCGATGAGAAGAGCGCTAGTTGGCGTCGAGTCGATTTGGGCGAACGAGCTACGGAGGTGCGCGCGATGATGGAAGACCGCCAAGGACATATTTGGCTGGCGGCACAGCAAGGATTATTCATCTACGATCCGCTATCGCGGAAAGTGGAGAAGCTGTTGGTTAATCGACCGATGTTAGGGGACTACGCACCTAGGGCAATTGTCGAAGATAAGGACGGTAAAATTTGGGTGGGAACCTACGGTCAGGGACTCTATGTGTTTAACGCGGAGCGAAAAGTGTTGCACAAATTTTCGACAGATAATGGTTTGAAGAGCAACACCATCAACCATCTTTTTCGTGACCGAGACAATAATATATGGGTCGCCACCAACGAGGGGATAGGGTTTCACAGCGCGAATAGCGAGCTTGATGAGCTGATCTGTTTGGTGCCCGAAGGAGGCAACGCTTGGGCCAACATCAATGCCTTGGCCGAAGACCGAAATGGTAATATTTGGTGTTCCAGCAAGTCGGGACTACTGCGTTACCTGCCAACAGAAAAGAAGTTTCTTACTTACGATGCCGCCTTCGGAATTCCGCTTGGTGGGTTTATCAATAATAGCGTGGGTATGGATCGCAACGGACGCTTGTACTTTGGTATGCATGAGGGAGTCTGCTATTTTGATCCGGCAGCAATCCCTATCAAGTTGAAAACTCCTCCCATTCGCATGAGTCGTTTTATGGTCTTTCAATCGGGCGAATCCCAGTCTCCATCGCTAAAGTACATTGCTACAACGGAAAAAATTGCTTTGAAGCATAATGAGAATAGCTTCCGACTGGAACTGGCGGTTATGGACTATGCTATGGACGATCTGGTTGAATTTAGCTATAAGCTACAAGGGCTGGATGCGGATTGGATCTTTCTGGGAAATGAGAAGAATTTGGATTTTCGTAATATTCCTTTCGGCGACTACGAACTGCGCATCCGCACACGATTGAAAAACGGCGTCTGGTCGTCAGATTATCAGCGTGTGTTTATCGCTATTGCAGCACCTTTTTACCTCAGCAAATGGGCGGTGGCTACCTATGTGCTGTTAGGTGCATTATTGGCCTTTGTGTTGATTTTCTTTTACAGCAGGAAGATCAAGGCCGAAGCTGAACTACGGGTAAAGGAAGCGCAGCTGGAGCAGGAGGAACATCTGTATACCGAGCGACTAAATTTTTATACGAATATCACGCATGAACTGCGCACGCCATTAACACTGATATTGGGGCCCTTGGATGATCTTTTGCAGGAAGATAGACTGGAATCCAAACAGCGCGGTCTGTTGCAAATGGTGCAAAAAAGCGCCAATCGGCTGTTTACACTGGTCAATCAGCTACTAGAATTTCGTAAGGTAGAGTCGCAACATAAAGCCTTGATTTTGGGCGAAGGATATTTGGCGGAGATGCTTCGTGAAATTGCCTGTCGATATGCAGAACTGAACGCCAAAAAGAATGTACATATCAGCGCAGAAATGCCTGCGGAAGACATCAATACAGCTTTTGATGCGGAGATTGTGCAGTTGATTATCGATAATTTGATGTCCAATGCCTATAAATATACCGATAAAGGACATATCAAGCTACGCTTGGAATATCAAGAGGAGGCTTTGAGCAATTGGGCATTGATCACGGTCGAAGATAGTGGCATAGGGATCGCAGCGGACGAATTGGATAAAATTTTCGATAAGTTTTACCAAATTCAACGTCCAGCAATGCAGGGCACGGGGGTAGGCTTGGCTTTGGTCAAAGAGCTGGCGGCTATTCACTACGGACGGGTCAGCGTGTTGAGTACGCTTGGTCAAGGCAGTATCTTCTCGGTACGCTTGCTGGCCAATCGTGTGCAAGCCAATCCACCTGTTGGCATCGAGCGTAGGGAGGGCAGCGGCGATGAGCTCTCATCCGATAATCAACGTCCGTTGGTTTTGTTGGTCGAGGATGATACAGATCTACGTAACTACCTTTCCTCCTCATTGCGGCTGCATTATGAGGTGCTTACCGCGGAAAACGGTCTGTTAGGTCTCGAGCTAGCCGTCAAGCATATTCCGGATCTGATCTTGAGTGATGTTATGATGCCGGATATGGATGGCTTCCAGCTGCTGGAGAAGCTGAAAGCAGAACGCGAAACGAGCCATATTCCTGTTGTTTTCCTAACGGCAAAGGATACCGAGCTAGACCGCCAAAAGGGATATGACCTCGGAGCAGACTCTTATTTGAATAAGCCGGTAAGTGGACAGTTGCTGCAGCGGCGTATCGAAAACCTGCTCCTCAAGCGTAAAGCCGTCTACACCGAAATCCTGCAGCAGCTCTCCGCCAGTAATACACCTGTAGAACAAACCACAGAAAAAGTGGAATTGTGGCGCGAGAATGCCTTCGTTCAAGATTTCGTACGCATTGTTGAGCAGCATATTCAGGATGAGGTGCTGGATGCGGCCACACTGTCGGACAAGATGAACATGAGTCAATCCACCCTATATCGAAAGCTCAAGGGTATCACCGGCAAGAATATCAACCAATTAGTCCGTAAGGTGCGTATACAAAAAGCTGCTGAGCTGCTCCGCTCAGGCAATCATAATATCACCGAAGTATCGTTTATGGTGGGCATCAACAGTGCTATTTATTTTAGACAATGTTTCAAAGAAGAATTCGGACAGTTGCCTTCCGAGTTTGTCAAGATGCAGGGTAACCGACCCTGA